The following nucleotide sequence is from Catenulispora sp. EB89.
CCGGCTTCACCTGGAGTGCCGGCCTGCTGTCGGCCGAGCAGTTCGACGCCATGGCCCGGCACGCTCACACCCCGACCGACGCGCCCGAGATCCAACCGCTCGACGAAGCCCTCATCGACCGGCTGGCCGTCGACGGACGCATCGGCTACAGCGAACTGGCGGCCGCTCTGGACACCTCGGCATCGACGGTGCGCCGCCGCCTGGACACCCTCGTATCGGCCCACATGGTGCGCCTGGCCTGCGAAGTCGACCTCAGCCTGCTCGGCATCGCCAGCGAGGCGCTGCTGTGGATCGCGACCGGCCCGGGCCGCACGGAGACGATCGGCGGCGCCCTCAGCCGGCACCCGCAGGTCCGGTTCTCCGCCGCGACGACCGGGTCCACCAACCTGCTGGTGGCCGTCGCGGCTCAGGATCTCAACGGTCTGTACGCGCTGCTGACCGAGACCGTCGGAGCCCTCGACGACGTGCGCGCCCTGGAGGTGACCCCCATCCTCAGCTCGGTCAAACGGACCGGCCGGATCCGCGTTTCCGATCGGGACTGGTGAACCGCCGCCATAAACTCATCCGGTGACACCCCCCGACCTGCACGAGTTCTTCGCCACCTCCGCGAGCGTGGCCGGAGCGCTGGTGGGCCTGCTCTTCGTGGCGATCTCGGTCTCCGGCGACAGACTCGCCAACCACGCCGACGCCCGGACCTACCGGTTGCGCGCCTCGGGTACGCTCACCGCCTTCACCAACGCCCTGACCGTGTCGCTGTTCGCGATCCTGCCCGGGACCAAGGTCGGGTGGACGACGCTGATCGTGGCCGTGATCGGCCTGATGTTCGTCGCCGGCTCGGCGATCTCGATGGTCCGGGCCCACGCCCTGACCTGGCGGTACCGACGCGACGTCGTCTTCGTGGCGACCCTCGCCGCGGCGTTCGTCTTCCAGCTCTGCTACGGCCTGGCCATCATCGCCAAGCCCGGTGACACCAATGCGGTGGACACCGTGGCCACCCTGGTCATCGTGTTCTTCCTGGTCGGCATCGCCCGCACCTGGGAGCTGATCGGCGGACCGGCGTTCGGCCTGACGCACGAGATCAGAGGGCTGGCAACGCGCGGTGCGGCAGGGGAGGGGCACGGCGAGGCGAGCGAGCCGCAGGTGGCCGAGGACTGAGCCCTGCGACAACCTAAGCCGCGACAACCGACATTGCCGCCCGACGCCCTGGACGGGCGCCGAGCGGCATCAGAATCTGATCAGACTCGCCGTACCCTCGACCGGCGCCAGGCCACGGCCCCGACGCCAGCCGCTCCGAACCCGACCAGTACCAGGCCGGCGGTGAGCGGAGCGGTGTTCGTGGACGAACCCTCACTCGGCGCCTGCGGCTGGAACCCGCCCGCGCGCCCCGCCTTGTCGTAGGCGCTGCCGGGCATCTTGTCGGCGTACCGGGTGCGGACCAGTTGGTGATACCGCGCGAGCGACACGCCGTTCCCGACGGACTCGCGCGCGGTCTGGTTCAGCGGCAGGACGCGCCCGCCGGCCACCTGGTACCAGGCGCCGATCTGCGGCTCCTCGAAGACCGCGGCGCCCGGTGCGGCCTGGGCTGTGTACGCGGTCTCGTCCGAGCCGGACGCGATGTTGACGACCTTCCAGCCCGCCGAGCCGACCCGCGCCGTCCACACGGACGCGTGGGAACCGCTCGCGCTCACGGTGTCGGTGGCCATGAAGGACAGCTGGGCCACCGGCGTGGCCGTCCCGGAGGACGAGGCGTCCGCGACGAAGGCCGGTGCGAGGTAGTAGACCGGCACGGTCGTGCTGTCGACGCGGGGTGCCGCCGCGACGGCCGCCGCGGCGAGTTGTCGGGCGTCGCCCTGCGGCTTCCGGCCGCCGGAGGCGAAGAACTCACCGACGGTGGGGAGCGCGTTGGTCGCGGCGTCGCGCGCGGCGGCGACGTCGGTCGCGGAGGGGGCCGCGGGGACAGCCGGGGCCGCGGCTGTGCCGGCGTGGGCGACGCCGCCGATGGCGAACGTCATCGCTGCCACCGCGGCGGTCATGACGAGTCTCATTGTCTGCTGCCTCCTCACGCGCCGATGTAGTCGAGCGAGTGCGTCCACGAGAACGAACCGTTGCTCACGTAGTAGTTGTAGGAGCCCCAGTTGTAGCGATCGTCGGACGGCCACGGGTCGCCCCAGTAGACCCAGCCCTGGCTCTGGTCGTAGCCGTAGAGCACCTCCATGTGCCCGCCGCCCGACGACCACTGGATCCGGGCCATCACCGGCCGCCCGGCGTCGATCTCGCGGATGATCGACGAGTAGTACAGGTAGCCGGTGACGTAGTTCCCCGGCGAGATCCCGATCTGCTGGAACGCGGTCTGGTCGTCGGCCAGCGACGCCTGCGAGTTCGAGCACGAGGCGTTCAGCGAATTGCCGAACGCCATGTCGCAGAACTGGTTCTGCGAGTAGTCGTAGCCGTAGAACGCGGCGACGGTGTTGCCGGAGGCGGCCCAGCACCAGTTCGAGTACTGCTGGGACTGCATGGTCAGGTTCAGCTGGTTGGCGGTGGCTGCCGAAGCCGGCACCGCGACGGCGGTGAGCAACGCCACCGCTGTCGCGAGCACGGCGGACCGCAACCGTCCGGGACGCTTGGCGCGAGGTGTGGGGGACACGCGGGACTCCTCTCGAGTCCGTCCGGGTGGATGGTGGCGTGAGCGTATGTCCGCCCTGACCAGCGAGAACAGCACTCAGGAGGCCGATACGGCGACACGGTGAAGGCAGTGGCGGCCGTTCACAGCGCGCGCCGGTGTGAACGCCGCGCGAACCCCCGGTCAGCACACCTTGACAG
It contains:
- a CDS encoding Lrp/AsnC family transcriptional regulator, whose translation is MRTLDETDRRIAAVLMASPRASWRTVAEVLDLSERTIVRRAAPLLHDGTLRPTAVRNPARFPRIIPTALRIRCRPSRIKAIAAGLARRPDTIWVDILGGGNEISSVLFLDGPEARNSLLLRDLPATADVHSWEAYDLLKVFPAGFTWSAGLLSAEQFDAMARHAHTPTDAPEIQPLDEALIDRLAVDGRIGYSELAAALDTSASTVRRRLDTLVSAHMVRLACEVDLSLLGIASEALLWIATGPGRTETIGGALSRHPQVRFSAATTGSTNLLVAVAAQDLNGLYALLTETVGALDDVRALEVTPILSSVKRTGRIRVSDRDW
- a CDS encoding papain-like cysteine protease family protein; protein product: MSPTPRAKRPGRLRSAVLATAVALLTAVAVPASAATANQLNLTMQSQQYSNWCWAASGNTVAAFYGYDYSQNQFCDMAFGNSLNASCSNSQASLADDQTAFQQIGISPGNYVTGYLYYSSIIREIDAGRPVMARIQWSSGGGHMEVLYGYDQSQGWVYWGDPWPSDDRYNWGSYNYYVSNGSFSWTHSLDYIGA